From the Glandiceps talaboti chromosome 12, keGlaTala1.1, whole genome shotgun sequence genome, one window contains:
- the LOC144442911 gene encoding acyl-coenzyme A thioesterase THEM4-like, whose protein sequence is MPYFVNQKSERAIQDPDVMNVLNEGWLPDSLQLYEDLSKLTDSGQWEKLPIKSNIFSKSPSIGRPGQILESACFGNKKECKAVGVCQFGPLAQGPPGAIPLQTAILMEAEIEEDGERKVKLSSRLKSADGSILYTEGSLIFVKLRVPVSKL, encoded by the exons atGCCTTATTTTGTCAATCAGAAAAGTGAACGAGCAATCCAAGACCCTGACGTCATGAACGTTCTCAATGAAGGATGGCTACCAGACAGCTTACAGTTATATGAAGATTTGAGTAAGCTAACTGACTCAGGCCAATGGGAGAAACTTCCAATCAAGTCAAATATATTCTCTAAATCACCAAGCATTGGAAGACCGGGACAAATCCTGGAATCAGCATGTTTTGGCAATAAGAAAGAATGCAAAGCGGTTGGAGTTTGCCAGTTTGGACCGCTGGCACAGGGACCTCCCGG GGCGATTCCTCTACAGACAGCTATATTGATGGAGGCAGAAATTGAGGAAGATGGAGAAAGGAAAGTGAAATTGAGCAGCAGACTGAAAAGTGCAGATGGGAGCATTCTTTATACAGAAGGCTCTTTGATATTTGTCAAATTACGTGTACCTGTATCTAAGTTATGA
- the LOC144442913 gene encoding acyl-coenzyme A thioesterase THEM4-like, giving the protein MANKSERAIQDPDVMNVPNEEWLPDSLQLYKKLSKLTDSCQWQKLPISTSNRFGIKGLFSESLRMGKILESVSFCNKKESKAVGVCQFGPLAEGPPGHAHGGAVATMIDTMAGHLVNHVFEGMAMTVAMNVYYKRAIPLQTAILMEAEIEEDGERKMKASSRLKSADGSILYTEGSLIFIKLRVPVSKL; this is encoded by the exons ATGGCGAAT AAAAGTGAACGAGCAATCCAAGACCCTGACGTCATGAACGTTCCCAATGAAGAATGGCTACCAGACAGCTTACAGTTATATAAAAAGTTGAGTAAGCTAACTGACTCATGCCAATGGCAGAAACTTCCTATCAGCACGTCAAATAGATTTGGAATTAAAGGGTTATTCTCGGAATCACTAAGGATGGGAAAAATCCTGGAATCAGTAAGTTTTTGCAATAAGAAGGAATCCAAAGCGGTGGGAGTTTGCCAGTTTGGACCGCTGGCAGAGGGACCTCCTGG ACATGCGCATGGCGGAGCTGTTGCTACAATGATAGATACTATGGCAGGACATTTGGTAAATCATGTATTTGAAGGAATGGCAATGACAGTGGCCATGAATGTTTACTACAAACG GGCGATTCCTCTACAGACAGCTATATTGATGGAGGCAGAAATTGAGGAAGATGGAGAAAGGAAAATGAAAGCGAGCAGCAGATTGAAAAGTGCAGATGGGAGCATTCTTTATACAGAAGGCTCtttgatatttatcaaattaCGTGTACCTGTATCTAAGTTATGA
- the LOC144443185 gene encoding peptidyl-prolyl cis-trans isomerase 5-like, with translation MSWSQTLRRNMKLIAFISIVLVGLTYFMIPTDAKEKSSKPKVTDKVFFDVEIGGKSEGRIVIGLFGKDVPKTVKNFVELAKKETIGEGYKGSKFHRIIKDFMIQGGDFTRGDGTGGRSIYGDRFEDENFKLKHYGAGWLSMANAGKNTNGSQFFITTVKTPWLDGKHVVFGKILEGMDVVRKLENTQVSGSTPAKDCVIANSGTLDVEKPFAVEKEPVE, from the exons ATGTCGTGGTCCCAGACGCTACGTAGAAACATGAAGCTCATTGCTTTTATTTCGATTGTTTTAGTGGGCCTTACATACTTCATGATACCCACAGATGCAAAAGAAAAGTCAAGTAAACCCAAAGTGACTGACAAG GTGTTTTTTGATGTAGAGATTGGCGGTAAATCAGAGGGCCGTATAGTTATAGGATTGTTTGGTAAAGATGTACCTAAAACTGTGAAGAACTTTGTTGAATTAGCCAAAAAAGAAACG ATTGGTGAAGGTTACAAGGGTAGCAAATTCCACCGTATTATCAAAGACTTTATGATCCAAGGTGGTGATTTCACAAGGGGAGATGGTACAGGAG GTAGAAGCATCTATGGCGATCGCTTTGAAGATGAGAACTTCAAACTGAAGCACTATGGTGCTGGTTGGTTGAGCATGGCTAATGCTGGTAAAAATACCAATGGATCTCAATTCTTTATCACAACCGTCAAGACACCATGGTTGGATGGCAAACATGTGGTGTTTGGTAAAATTTTGGAAGGAATG GATGTAGTACGTAAATTGGAAAACACACAGGTATCAGGATCCACACCTGCCAAAGATTGTGTGATTGCCAATTCAGGAACCCTGGATGTTGAGAAGCCTTTTGCTGTTGAGAAGGAACCTGTAGAGTAG